The sequence below is a genomic window from Candidatus Hydrogenedentota bacterium.
CTCGTACTCCTTCGCCAGCTCGTCAATGGCGGGGGCCAGCATGCGGCAGGGGCCGCACCATTCGGCCCAGAAATCCACCAGCGTCACGCCGGCGGCCACGCTGTCCTTGAAGTTTCCCGATGTGAGTGATGCCGCGTTGCCCATGATGATGTCTCCTCCGTCTGGATGGTTTCCATTTGAAGCCCGTCGCGCCTTGAACTGATGACGATTCGGGGATTATAAACCAAGGCCCCCGACCGGGCAAGTGCGGGGAAAACACGCCCCGCCGCCGCCGCTATTCCCCGTCATCCCGCCGGATGCGGCGCCACCCGGTCCCCCAGCGCCTCCGAGAGCGGGTCGTCACCGGGACCGCAGAAGCCCAAATGCGAGTGGCGAATCCAGCCCTCGGCATGCGCAAAACGCCCGGACCAGCGGCCCGCCTCGCGCGCCATCTCCGCCATGGTGTTCACATAACTGTCCAGCCCCTGGCTCGCGTCCAGCCACTCGCGCTGGCTGCGGTGGCAGGCCAGGGCCTCGCGACGCCGGTCCATCACCGTGTCCACGTCCACATACAGGTGCGGCGTGACGCGGTTGCGCAGGCCGTCACAGAGACCATAGGGCAGGGCGTGGTACACCGCCGCCGGGCCGTCCACGGGCGGGCGCGGCGGCTCGGTTTGGAAATTGGGCATGCCCCGCGAGAAGGCCGCCGTCACCGCGAGCCGCGTGGTGTACATGTGGTCCTCCATGTAGTCCAGGGGGCACTGGGTGAGCACGATGGCCGGGCGCACCTCGCGCACCACCGCCGCCAGGCGGCGCAGCAAGTCCAGACTGTAGAGAATCTCCAGGTCGTCCGCAATGGGCGGGTGCAGGGTCGCCCCCATCACCCGTGCCGCGTCCCGCGCCTCCTCCAGACGGCGCGCCGCCGTGGCGGGCCCATCCTCAACCTGTCCCCCGCAGTTGCCCGAGCCCACATTCATGACGTGCAGTTCGTGGCCCGCCTCCCCCAGCAGCATCAGGGTGCCGCTCATCATGAACTCCACATCGTCGGGATGGGCCGCAACGGCGAGCACGGCGGGTTTGGCCATGGTTTTTCTCCTCCATGAGGGCGCTGTTTCGACTTCGCCAAGGCCCGTACTATACCATTAGGGGCGCGCGCCCTGAAACGGCGCATC
It includes:
- a CDS encoding PIG-L family deacetylase, giving the protein MAKPAVLAVAAHPDDVEFMMSGTLMLLGEAGHELHVMNVGSGNCGGQVEDGPATAARRLEEARDAARVMGATLHPPIADDLEILYSLDLLRRLAAVVREVRPAIVLTQCPLDYMEDHMYTTRLAVTAAFSRGMPNFQTEPPRPPVDGPAAVYHALPYGLCDGLRNRVTPHLYVDVDTVMDRRREALACHRSQREWLDASQGLDSYVNTMAEMAREAGRWSGRFAHAEGWIRHSHLGFCGPGDDPLSEALGDRVAPHPAG